One Malassezia restricta chromosome III, complete sequence DNA segment encodes these proteins:
- a CDS encoding tRNA (guanine26-N2/guanine27-N2)-dimethyltransferase, producing MAPQPILLSARTVAKYGIHIRANEAAFRENSATIVMPSKEAAFLNPVQEFNRDLSTIAIITWSQMLDGEKRQRFEARNRARSKRAKAVSGEPDAKRIKTDEEPHEHTYQSYKFKALEALSATGLRSIRYAKEIPLLGFVQANDLSATAVQALRRNLALNFPPDRPVNEWIKMDVEQADEEEHEVEAEADPTPSGIHPDCKVHVNQGDAISLMYEHRDLPKRYDLIDLDPYGTASPFLDAAVQSVTDGGLLCVTCTDLAVLAGHNYPEKCFSLYGGVSIKAEYSHEAALRLVLHSISMAAGRYGRYVQPMLSLSIDFYLRVFVRVWSRPETVKQNASKTGLVYTCSKCSNFHIQPMGRCTESQSSKTGHSTLKFGSASGPPTDTHCAECGGTFHVGGPMWFGPLHNRAFCDELLATLDSNKHPVHTEARIRGMVSTARDELPDAPFYFHPAKIAGLFHCASPAMAPMVHALLHAGYRVSRSHCIPGSIKTNATRGEIYDLYRTWIRTNPVNPERLKEGSPAKGLLSHVREDGTPAVQHREFEWDVEHPDTHSVIHGSPTDNKAVRYQMNPQANWGPGTAAKGHRKRVHRSLAPEELDRRTDAWRKDRTQEVGEDTS from the coding sequence ATGGCTCCACAGCCTATCTTGTTGAGCGCGAGAACCGTGGCCAAATATGGCATTCATATTCGCGCAAATGAGGCTGCATTTCGCGAGAATAGTGCTACTATTGTAATGCCATCGAAGGAGGCGGCTTTTTTGAACCCCGTGCAGGAATTTAATCGTGATCTCAGCACCATCGCCATCATTACATGGAGTCAAATGCTAGATGGTGAAAAGCGCCAAAGATTCGAGGCGCGAAACAGGGCTCGATCAAagcgtgccaaggcagTTTCGGGTGAGCCAGACGCCAAGCGTATCAAAACCGATGAAGAGCCACACGAGCATACATACCAGTCGTACAAATTCAAGGCACTTGAGGCACTGAGTGCCACAGGCTTGCGAAGTATTCGATACGCGAAAGAAATCCCGCTGCTGGGTTTTGTGCAAGCGAACGACCTCTCAGCCACTGCTGTCCAGGCGCTAAGACGTAATTTGGCTCTCAACTTTCCTCCAGACCGCCCGGTGAACGAATGGATAAAAATGGACGTTGAGCAAGCAGATGAAGAAGAACATGAAGTGGAAGCAGAGGCCGATCCGACTCCGTCAGGCATACATCCCGACTGCAAAGTGCATGTGAATCAAGGCGATGCTATATCACTCATGTATGAGCACCGCGACTTGCCCAAACGGTATGACCTCATTGACTTGGATCCCTACGGTACAGCTTCGCCGTTTCTCGATGCGGCCGTGCAGTCTGTTACCGATGGTGGTCTGCTGTGTGTGACCTGCACAGATctcgccgtgctggcaGGCCACAATTACCCGGAAAAATGCTTCTCACTGTATGGCGGTGTCAGCATAAAAGCCGAGTACAGTCACGAAGCTGCGCTACGTTTAGTCTTGCATTCAATTTCCATGGCCGCCGGCCGCTACGGACGCTACGTGCAGCCAATGTTATCACTTTCGATCGACTTTTACTTGCGTGTTTTTGTACGCGTATGGTCCCGACCTGAGACTGTGAAGCAAAATGCATCCAAGACGGGTCTGGTATATACGTGCTCGAAGTGCAGCAACTTTCATATCCAGCCGATGGGTCGCTGTACGGAATCTCAGAGCTCCAAAACGGGGCATTCGACGCTGAAGTTTGGCTCCGCATCAGGTCCACCCACAGATACCCACTGTGCCGAGTGCGGCGGTACATTTCATGTAGGAGGCCCGATGTGGTTTGGCCCCCTACACAACCGAGCCTTCTGTGATGAGTTGCTCGCGACACTCGATTCCAACAAGCATCCTGTTCACACCGAAGCACGAATTCGGGGCATGGTTTCGACcgcacgcgacgagctgccAGATGCCCCGTTCTACTTCCACCCGGCCAAAATCGCTGGCCTATTTCACTGTGCGAGCCCTGCTATGGCACCGatggtgcatgcgctgctgcatgccgGCTACCGAGTCTCGCGCTCGCACTGTATACCAGGTTCTATCAAGACGAATGCGACGCGTGGTGAGATCTACGATCTGTATCGCACGTGGATTCGGACAAACCCAGTGAACCCAGAACGATTAAAGGAAGGCTCACCAGCCAAGGGTCTGCTTTCGCATGTGCGTGAGGATGGCACGCCAGCCGTACAGCACCGCGAGTTCGAATGGGACGTCGAGCATCCTGATACGCACAGCGTGATTCATGGTTCACCTACCGACAACAAGGCGGTTCGCTACCAAATGAATCCCCAGGCCAACTGGGGACCGGGTACTGCAGCCAAAGGTCATCGAAAACGCGTGCATCGCAGCCTCGCCCCCGAAGAACTAGACCGCCGAACTGATGCGTGGCGCAAGGACCGCACGCAAGAGGTAGGGGAGGACACATCATAA
- a CDS encoding L-ascorbic acid binding protein translates to MADVRACFGEHVFKDDFITKKHEEYNQSGPYHHSVINDLVSEDLLRGARDEIIEELHFTEKETDIYKVNQTGDLANLDGLGEEEANRLKSLMKLRNAMYSDEFRGWLRRVTGCGPLSAKKKDMSINDYRHGCHLLNHDDVISTRRISFILYLPDPAEPWQPEWGGSFEMYPVKEKHVPDDLPSNIVPIKWNQFNFFVVQPGHSFHSVEEVVHPTQSRLSISGWFHRLQPDEPGFSQEEEDRELQAEKEFSSVGSLISKKFMDAFVEYDEATYGGPSLPGSRMSTEHLKFLAHFINPAYLTTKIQSTLFEKFGEDSHLLLSDFLRQDVADTLERVLRAKDEEDGLVWWHGKQERVGFDSVRIQHHGVGTNRALQPSDEDRRWVLAGPPHRERFATLDSACTPSTAPAIDYAQTQSPLVSVPSSAADLLHVLTHQLFPSAAFRHFVSNITQLIPMAARPIRARRFRPGLDYTLARSDDETVLDLTLTLTPDVVGSAKKVLKHTARPKGLASKHKETVSQGVLSKKDVEKLEGMWDRGDIGGWECYLAPHEGEEDPAVYQSAESRRAQRAKEEEQQEPVEENDQEDEDFEDMDEDEDDDFDGVLLNVTPSYNTLNVVLRDEGVMRFVKYLGASAGGSRWDIAAEYTVGAAEMEEDEASA, encoded by the coding sequence AtggccgacgtgcgtgcATGCTTTGGCGAGCATGTCTTCAAAGACGATTTTATCACGAAAAAGCACGAAGAGTATAATCAAAGTGGTCCTTACCACCATTCGGTCATCAACGACCTTGTCAGCGAGGATCTGCTGCGCGGTGCTAGAGACGAGATCATCGAGGAATTGCATTTTACAGAGAAGGAAACAGATATCTACAAGGTGAATCAAACAGGTGACCTTGCGAACCTCGATGGTCTAGGCGAAGAGGAAGCGAATCGACTCAAGTCCCTCATGAAATTGCGCAATGCTATGTATTCGGACGAATTCCGTGGgtggctgcgccgcgtgaCGGGGTGTGGTCCTTTGAGTGCTAAAAAGAAGGACATGAGCATTAATGACTACCGCCATGGATGCCACCTGCTAAACCACGATGACGTTATTTCTACGCGCCGCATCTCGTTCATTTTGTATTTGCCTGACCCTGCCGAGCCGTGGCAGCCAGAGTGGGGCGGCTCGTTTGAAATGTACCCTGTGAAAGAAAAGCATGTGCCAGATGACTTACCATCAAACATTGTACCGATCAAATGGAATCAGTTCAATTTCTTTGTCGTGCAGCCCGGTCACTCATTCCACAGCGTTGAGGAGGTCGTGCATCCAACGCAGTCTCGACTAAGTATCTCTGGCTGGTTCCATCGCCTTCAGCCAGATGAGCCAGGTTTTTCTCAAGAAGAGGAGGATCGAGAGCTGCAGGCAGAAAAAGAGTTTAGCTCAGTCGGCAGTCTGATTTCCAAAAAGTTTATGGACGCATTTGTCGAGTACGATGAGGCTACGTACGGCGGCCCATCCTTGCCCGGCTCACGCATGTCGACAGAGCACCTCAAGTTCCTTGCCCACTTTATTAATCCGGCGTACCTGACCACCAAGATCCAGTCGACGCTCTTTGAAAAGTTCGGTGAAGATTCGCATCTGCTTCTCTCGGACTTTTTGCGGCAAGATGTAGCAGACACGCTTGAACGCGTTTTGAGGGCTAAGGATGAAGAAGACGGCCTCGTATGGTGGCATGGAAAGCAGGAACGGGTAGGCTTCGACTCAGTGCGAATCCAGCACCATGGTGTGGGCACAAACCGTGCATTGCAACCGAGTGACGAAGACCGACGGTGGGTTCTTGCTGGTCCTCCGCACCGTGAGCGCTTTGCGACACTTGATTCAGCTTGCACGCCATCTACGGCGCCAGCGATCGATTATGCTCAAACGCAGTCGCCATTGGTGTCTGTGCCTTCGAGCGCTGCTGACCTTTTGCATGTTCTAACGCACCAGCTCTTCCCCTCGGCGGCTTTCCGCCACTTTGTGTCCAATATTACCCAGCTTATTCCCATGGCCGCACGACCGATTCGTGCTCGCCGTTTCCGCCCTGGTCTCGATTATACGCTGGCGCGCTCTGATGACGAGACGGTGCTTGATCTGACGCTGACGCTCACTCCTGATGTAGTCGGCAGTGCCAAGAAGGTCCTCAAACACACGGCTCGGCCCAAGGGTCTTGCAAGCAAGCACAAAGAAACTGTATCGCAGGGTGTCCTGAGCAAGAAGGATGTTGAGAAGCTCGAGGGCATGTGGGATCGTGGCGACATAGGCGGCTGGGAGTGCTACTTGGCGCCGCATGAAGGCGAGGAAGATCCGGCTGTCTACCAAAGTGCCGAGtcacggcgtgcgcagcgtgcaAAAGAAGAGGAACAGCAGGAGCCAGTTGAAGAAAATGATCAGGAGGATGAGGACTTCGAGGAtatggacgaggacgaggatgacgaTTTCGATGGTGTGCTGCTTAATGTGACGCCGTCGTACAATACTCTCAACGTCGTTTTACGTGACGAAGGCGTGATGCGTTTCGTCAAATACCTCGGTGCTAGTGCCGGCGGCAGCCGTTGGGACATTGCCGCTGAGTACACGGTAGGCGCTGCTGAGATGGAAGAGGACGAAGCTTCTGCGTAA